The Daphnia magna isolate NIES linkage group LG6, ASM2063170v1.1, whole genome shotgun sequence genome segment ACTTGTCAAAAGTGAGTTCTTTTAAGGTAGAAATCATGCTTTCTACGCTCTCAGGTGCCGATAACGGCGCATTGGGTCCACCCATATCTGTCCTTACCCATCCTTTAAAGATAAGCAAaataattatttcaaaatatgtGGATATAAATCATAttcttttaattattttttcacCTGGATGAATGCTTATAACGGTAATGTTGAATGAGTTCAAATCACTGCTTAAAGATCTGGTCACCATATTGAGAGCTGCCTAAAATAAACTTAACTTAGAAAAAGCCATTGTATGAATAAAGGGGATGAATACCTTGCTACACCTGTAGGGATAAAGACCCCCAGAACGATCTCCTGTATTTGAACTGATGCTCCCAAGCACTGAGCTCATGTTAACAATAGCTGCATTTTTTATGCAGTATTCACTTTCATCATCAATAGCAGATACAGCACCTGCCTTCAATAATGGCAATAAAGATTTTGTCAACATTAATGGTGATGTTGTATTGACAGCAAAAGTCTCTGCCATGGCTGCTGCTGTGACAAAATTGATCCTGGTTGATCTTGGAGATATTCCAGCATTATTTATAAGTAAATTTAGTCCATTTTCCCCTACAATTGAAGATACTTCTTCTGCAATGTCATCAAAAGTCTCATGCCTCAATACATCTAAAGGAGAATTTCAAAACATCCTTTGAAGCcagtgtttttttatttgaatcaTAGGTATTACCAACTGGAAGGATCTTAAGATGGCTATGTTCTTCTGCCAATTCTCGTAGTTCCTGAAAAATGAATTAGTACTAAACAATGCAAATGTTTCGGGAACTGATGGAAACGAACGCATACTAAGGCATTTTCGGGGTTTCTACACGTCGCAATCAAGGTATCCGTACACGGCACAAGTTGTTTCACAAGTTCTAAGCCCAACCCCCGACTGCATCCAGTTAAAAATATAGATCGTGCCAACATTTTAAATAGCGATATTGGATGAATTTCTAAATTTATTACGCCAACACGAAAAGCACTCAATTCAATGTCGAAGCTTTGACTTAATGTTTTTTCGTCTGCACCCAGAAGCTAAAAGCTGCCTGCTGGGGgcaacacagtcttcaccagtgaactgatactgatccgattccgtgtcgttaaaaaacggattttttgaGGGCCGTAGAACGGATTGGTTTCCGTTCTCTAACGCTAGAGTCGCATGAAGGCAATAACGTTATGCCTACCCTCTAGCGCCTCTAGCTGATTCATAAtcggattcgtttcagttaaccgatttttgacaaagcagcgcgttgttcaaatcagtgagcggacccgtttccgttcacagatccgtttcagtttattatcaacttgtttttataataAGAAGCCGAAACCTTTCCATTATTTGAACGGATTCGTTTCCGTTTCCATAGCACGTTTttagtaaacaaactgtttgcttattagaatattaaccgattttaattgtgttattgaaaaacaaaacaacaaaatgtcGTCGAACAAGAAAAGTGATCTATTGaaggatttaaaaaagaattatatATTCAAAAGCAAAGAGATTTCAAGagggaaataagaaaaaaccaaaaggaaagaaaaagttttcccAAAGTTAAACGACAACTTAGTTCATCAATTCCCCCAGATCTCAACAGAAATGAatcagccaaaagaaaaagaatgaaaagaaccTCTAAAGACTGTTCCactgaaaacgaaaattccctgacaattgatagagaagatATTGAAGCAGCCAACAACTTAGGTAATTTCAAGTCCGATAGTATTCCTGTCTTGTATAAACATCTAAATATTTCCTTGATTACTTACAGATTCACCTATTCCGAGTCAGCTAGAACAAtatctgaatcaaattcaaagtGACTTCAATATTGATGCTGACGGGAGTGTACCTCTAGGAGAAGAAGTGAAGAAACATGAGAGACGTATGGGCCAAATTGCTGTTGATTGGGATGTGCACTGGGATGAAGTTGTCAATGGCCTTATTGCAAGCTACGCAACTATTCCATCACTGTGCTGGATTTGTAAAAGTCCCTTGCAGCTTGTTACACTCGCTGTCTCTGTTGTGTCAAGACATATTGACATATTGACCCAAATTTCAAGAGGGAAAATTGTCTTAATGAACTTGGAACTTAATCGCATTCAAGAGAAAGTTGCCAGAGCGGTCTCACTCTTCAAGATATACATTCACGGGAGCTTCAACTGTAACTCCGATTGTGATACTGACCGTGACTCAGACCGTGATTGTGATCAAGACTCCGACAGTGAATCTCATCAAGACTTCAACAGTGACTCTCACCAAGACTCCGACTCAGATTCTGATCGTGATGTCTCTGAACCTGACCCCATCACTGTATTGACTCTGTAGACGTTTTCATGTGTTTGTGATGTGGGACTATATCATTAATAAACTTTTGTCCGGTAACCAGCAAAATGTatcttttctttaattaaCATGGAATTCAATTAAATCCAATTCCGTCTATCTATGCGACTTAACGAAACTTGTTAAACCGAGATAAAATTACGGCTATCGCTGTTGACGACGAttgttttttacttcatttttggtttcctCGTGAAAAATTGAATAAGGATCATTAGTTCCATTATTTCTTACGGAAGCAAGCATAGCGAGATAAGCCTATAGGGTTGAAAAATGGATCGGTGAAAATTACACGTGCATGCGttgaaaatttattgtttctgAATTCAGATTCGGATTCAGTGTAAAAAATTGAGTACATCTAATGGTTTCATAAATTTGGCGGGAGTTTGCCGTTTGtgacgaaaaaaaatctcgaaaAAAGTCGCCTAGATAAGGAAAGAGAATTGGGTCGTTTGGTTTCTatgaaaaattttgtcaaaaacgaATAACTCCCCCCGCTAACaccaaaaacaatgaaattaatgctgaatattcaactttttacgctgaattcaaaaatgaattcaaaaacaatcacttttctatctatatccgtgtaattcacgcccgaacgctttttcacgctggcgcatattactcaatgctaactaccttcgataacaataaaattaatagcatttattcaactttttacgctgaattcaaatatgatttcaaaaacaatcacttttctatctatatccgtgtaattcacgccgaacgctttttcacgctggcgcatattactcaatgcaaattaccttcgataacattaaaattaatagcatttatttaactttttacgctgaatttatatctgaattaaaaaacaatccgTTATAAAGGCATGTACGTGTAATTCACGCCAAACACTTTATCACGCAAACGCATATTATACTATACAAACTACCTTcgataatattaaaatttatagtCTGTATTCAACTTTGTACGCTGAATCCGAatatgaattgaaaaacaatcacttttctgtcTATGCCCGTATGattcacgcgaacgctttttcacgcgaacgctttttcacgcgaacgctttttcacgcgcaCAGGCCTAATGCTATGCAGCCTAccgctttattctttttcagattattattattccattttcagaCTTAAAGAGGAGGGGGGCTGAGCTTACACACCCAAACTTTAAGCTAACTGTTCGATTACTTATCTTtgataaaatcaattaaatagtataccattttcgtgattctcagATCACAAAGATTACGCTGATGCCCACGGAAATGTTAGAAATAAGGTTTTGTTTCccgaatatgtaaaaattaatcaaccAATCGCCGTCGAGCACGATGGCGGGAATTatttagcgtttttttttcgattgcaTTCAAACGCATTAACTCCTGCCTTAATATTCGAATTCCAATTACAAATATCGATTACTCTAATAATCGAGATTTTCATTCCGTAAGGATTGCTCATTGTATTGTAATCCTACATTGCtggtttttcttaaatttttaattaggATGTAATGTATATGTAGAAGGTCAATGTTACGGTTAGAGTGATGCACAGCAACACTTCTAGGCTCTAGCCTACTTAACTCCTCGATCGTGCACTATAGAATGTTGCTTTCGTTTAAAcgtataatttaaaaaagtaatttGAACTAATTCTTGTCACTTGTTTATTTGAATCTGACAGTCACCGAATGTGAAGGACGGAAGCACTTCTTCACTTATTAACGCTCATAATGATTCCAACCACCAAGCCGCCGACCACCGAATGACACACATACAATGATTCTGCCctgggtcttttttttttgattttccctTCAGCAACCATTTTCTAAAAGAACCAAGAAGGGAAAAAGGtttaaattttcttaattatctaacgaaaataacaaaatttaccctTAATTGTTCTGACATAGGCattattgaaaacaaaatattgcACTCACATTAAGCACGTACGTTATTCTAATAagcaaacagtttgtttactaaAAACGTGCTATGGAAACGGAAACGAATCCGTTCAAATAATGGAAAGGTTTCGGCTTCTtattataaaaacaagttgataataaactgaaacggatctgtgaacggaaacgggtccgctcactgatttgaacaacgcgctgctttgtcaaaaatcggttaactgaaacgaatccgaTTATGAATCAGCTAGAGGCGCTAGAGGGTACCCGAGTAAAAGTTTTTCGttcgaattttcgttttaaatcCATCAAATCGATGCAAAAAGCGTCTAAAATGCATAcgacaattttgattattaaCCGAGATTTAACGCTGTTGTTTCGGTTTTTAGACGGTATTAAAACAGTAAATCGACTGCGTTTACAATTCAAATTGCGATTGACACACAATTGCATTCCAAGTCCATCTTTAAatgctttaaaaataaattcaacaaTTTGATCTAAAATTAATACGATAGAACTTACACTGAGGTCGAAAGCAGATTTGATACAAATAAATCTCAAgatatttattgttttcctttacgttatacaaaatgaaaactttgCCATATTTCGATAAAACATATCAAGAGTAGAAACTGATAATATGCAAAAAACCAGATAATTGGATAGTTGCCTAAAAATTTACGACAATTTGCAGGGATTGCTCGATATGTTGTTTTAAATTGCAACGTCGAATTACTTAATAGACTTGAGCTCTTCCTCCTTATCGGTAAGTGTTCCATATCGAGATGGATTCGTTCATCTCAGCTGCAATTCCATGAGTTGAACGCGATATTCTTCACCTTTACGAGCCTGAAtgttataaaaaaagaattgttaaTCAAATTATCTAAATCATTTTATGTCAATATACGTACAACCTCTGAATTTCTTTGTATGCCAACTTTTCACGTTCATTTTCTAGACGGCGATATTCAATATCTAACTCATGGAATCTGCAGTTGAGTTCAGAATACTGGCTCTTAAGCTCAGCGTTCTCATCTAGTAAAGGAAATATTGTCAGAAAATAACAAGTGAAACTCGGAAAATATGAACTTACCGCccaatttcttgttttcacgGGTAAGCTGATCTTTCAGTTCGCAAGTTTTGTCCAGTTCGTGAGTCAAATGGGAAATCTGTCGCCTTGTTACGATTATCTCTCTTGGAAGCGTAGTAAAGGACAGTCAGCTCAATCTCATCCaacttgaatttgaattcaatgttGATGAGCTCAAGTTGCTTGCGGTGGTGCTATTAGCCTGGATTAATCAAGTTTCAATTATAAAACTTCGCTTATTTTAGTGTTTTGATTAATTACCTTCTCCAAATCGATAATGAGAACGTCTACCTCACTCTGTAGACGTGACGTCCTCTTCTCCAAACCTGAGCATTTGGAAATCAAAGCGCTGATCTGTTTTTCAGTTATGTAACCTGGATGTGAAATTTGCGCCTAACAAATAGGAAATGAATCACGAACCGTTTTCATCAAATCGAAGGGGAAATTTATAAGTCCTACCTGATTTCTTCGATCTCTTCGGTAAGAAAAGTGCAGGCATGTTCGTACTTGGATGCGTTCTTTGTCTTCAAAGCGACGACGCAGATGTTCGAATTGATTTGGCTTGAGCTGAGTTGGTCTTCAAATAGCTGATATTTTCGTACCTGAATTTCAGCTATCGAACTTCCTTGGTTCAATGTTTTCCTGTTGACCAAATAAATTTATTGTGATCATTTTCCTTTAACAAATTGTAAATTAACCGTTGTCTAAAAGTATACAAACGAGTTTTGTGGCTGCTGATGTCGATAATATGCTGTTGAGCTCTTCCACTTAGAGTGTGTACTCATGAACGTGCAACTCTAACTTTTCTACTTGCTTGGTGTACGTTTTAACTGGcctggaaaaataaacaatgattTAAGAATAATTATTCCGTACTGTTCAAGAAGAATCTACAATGGGATCTTACCCTTTCTTTGTAGGCTGACTCAACTTGAGACATAAGCTCGACTGCAGAGACAACAGCTCCTTCTGCAACTTTGACTTCTCTTTATCAGCCCTGAATGAACTACTTGATGAATCTTTGCTAGGAGAATTATCAATTGGGCGTTTCTTAGCTCTGTTCTTGAGATTTAACTTCTTCGCCTAGATATTTTCAAAATAGAGAATTATTCTTCTCGTCGTGTCACATCAAAACGCTTTGACTAAAAATTACCTTTAACTTCTTCGCTACTGTATAGTGAATTATTCTTTCCAATGACTTATTCCTTGGCAATGTTAAggttatttcttttattactcGGCTGAAAGAACAGAAGCAGAATTatgtaaaaaaacatttgttctcacagaaaaaacaaacaattcttACCTTAACTGAATGCTATCACTTCCAGAAGCAGCCAATCTTCCCAAACTTCTCGCAAGAAATAACCAGATAGCCAGTTCCATAAGCTCAACTACACAGGGGCTTCCGATATACCCAGCTCCTCTAGTGAAAAACTCCTTTTCAGTCAACATACctataataataaacataattatataaaaatatttgttctagcacaaaaacaacaattctTACCTTTCCAAATTAAGGACAAAACAGATGTCTACAACAAGTTtcttagaaaagaaaacatatcGTCTGCGTCACAAACATAATTattcatttgaaaacaaatgacaaacgacagtcGTTTAGAACATTAAAAGAA includes the following:
- the LOC116935895 gene encoding LOW QUALITY PROTEIN: uncharacterized protein LOC116935895 (The sequence of the model RefSeq protein was modified relative to this genomic sequence to represent the inferred CDS: inserted 1 base in 1 codon), which codes for MLTEKEFFTRGAGYIGSPCVVELMELAIWLFLARSLGRLAASGSDSIQLSRVIKEITLTLPRNKSLERIIHYTVAKKLKAKKLNLKNRAKKRPIDNSPSKDSSSSSFRADKEKSKLQKEXVVSAVELMSQVESAYKERAS
- the LOC116925114 gene encoding C-factor; this encodes MLARSIFLTGCSRGLGLELVKQLVPCTDTLIATCRNPENALELRELAEEHSHLKILPVDVLRHETFDDIAEEVSSIVGENGLNLLINNAGISPRSTRINFVTAAAMAETFAVNTTSPLMLTKSLLPLLKAGAVSAIDDESEYCIKNAAIVNMSSVLGSISSNTGDRSGGLYPYRCSKAALNMVTRSLSSDLNSFNITVISIHPGWVRTDMGGPNAPLSAPESVESMISTLKELTFDKSGLFFNQNGEEIPW